The following proteins are co-located in the Paludibaculum fermentans genome:
- a CDS encoding lysophospholipid acyltransferase family protein → MARHSPLRNRLEYALVRCLLAAFRTFPNPTRLSRFAFAIFDRAAPRLSRTARRNLEFALPGTTEADRARIIDGCWWSLARVIATVAQFPRIDRSNVHQYIRYEGFEHFEEAKRRGKGILFATAHLGNWEFSAFAHALMAEPMSFVVRPLDNPLLDDLATHYRTLSGNRLLGRGKDFLRPLIETLKHNEAVGILIDQNVTPDRGLFIDFFGHKACVDAGFARLAARTGAAVIPGYALWSEAEQQHVLHFDPIVEMHGDVQDDTQRVHAALEAAIRQHPEQWLWIHRRWKTRPPGEPSLY, encoded by the coding sequence TTGGCGCGTCACTCTCCACTCCGCAATCGGCTGGAATACGCGCTGGTTCGTTGCCTGTTGGCCGCCTTCCGGACGTTCCCCAACCCTACGCGCCTGTCCAGATTTGCCTTCGCGATCTTCGACCGCGCCGCTCCGAGGTTGAGCCGGACCGCCCGCCGCAACCTGGAGTTCGCCTTGCCGGGAACGACCGAAGCCGACCGGGCCCGGATCATCGACGGCTGCTGGTGGTCGCTGGCCCGAGTCATCGCGACCGTGGCGCAGTTTCCCAGGATCGACCGGTCGAACGTACACCAGTACATCCGGTATGAAGGGTTCGAGCACTTCGAGGAAGCCAAGCGGCGCGGGAAGGGCATCCTCTTCGCCACCGCGCACCTGGGCAACTGGGAGTTCTCGGCTTTCGCCCATGCCCTGATGGCGGAGCCGATGAGCTTCGTCGTCCGGCCCTTGGACAACCCGTTGCTCGACGATCTCGCAACTCACTACCGCACTCTATCGGGCAACCGGCTGCTGGGCCGCGGCAAGGACTTCCTGCGTCCCCTGATCGAGACTTTAAAACACAACGAAGCCGTAGGGATTCTCATCGACCAAAACGTGACGCCCGACCGCGGCCTCTTCATCGACTTCTTCGGCCACAAAGCCTGTGTCGATGCTGGTTTTGCACGCCTTGCCGCCAGAACCGGGGCGGCCGTCATCCCGGGCTACGCGCTGTGGTCGGAGGCCGAGCAGCAGCACGTGCTGCACTTCGATCCGATCGTCGAGATGCACGGCGATGTACAGGACGACACGCAGCGGGTCCACGCCGCGCTGGAAGCCGCCATTCGCCAGCACCCCGAACAGTGGCTGTGGATCCACCGCCGCTGGAAGACCCGTCCGCCGGGCGAACCTTCGCTTTACTGA
- the mnmA gene encoding tRNA 2-thiouridine(34) synthase MnmA, which translates to MPEPAPNSLIAVAMSGGVDSSAVAAMLQRDGHRLVGMTMQLWNQRRLPEMQVEGATGRCCSLDDVYDARAVANVLGIPYYVVNFEDRFEETVVKPFVDEYLAGRTPIPCTLCNNHVKFDQFLDMADGVGAEYIATGHYARVAFNPDSGRYEMRTGMDSGKDQTYFLFGLKQHQLARTLFPLGGMTKPQVRALAAELGIPTAAKHDSQEICFVPNGDYAGFIDAYFKERGIAREATHGEIVDKDGQVLAEHEGVHHYTVGQRKGLRIAAPEPLYVIATNPQTQQVIVGQGTDLYRESLVAKDVNWVSIAAITEPRAAQVKIRNRHEPAEAVLYPTGTPDRVEVRFLTAQRAVTPGQAAVIYDGDLVLAGGWIE; encoded by the coding sequence ATGCCTGAGCCAGCCCCCAACTCGTTAATCGCCGTGGCCATGTCCGGCGGTGTGGATTCCTCCGCCGTAGCCGCCATGCTGCAGCGCGATGGCCACCGCCTGGTCGGCATGACCATGCAGCTTTGGAACCAGCGCCGCCTGCCCGAAATGCAGGTGGAAGGAGCCACTGGCCGCTGCTGCTCGCTAGACGATGTCTACGACGCCCGCGCGGTCGCCAATGTCCTGGGCATTCCTTACTACGTCGTCAATTTCGAGGACCGGTTTGAAGAGACCGTGGTGAAGCCGTTTGTCGACGAGTACCTCGCCGGCCGGACGCCCATCCCGTGCACTCTTTGCAACAACCACGTCAAGTTCGACCAGTTTCTGGACATGGCCGACGGCGTCGGAGCCGAGTACATCGCCACCGGCCACTACGCGCGCGTAGCCTTTAATCCGGATTCCGGCCGCTACGAAATGCGCACCGGCATGGATTCCGGCAAGGACCAGACTTACTTCCTGTTCGGCCTCAAGCAGCATCAACTTGCGCGGACCCTCTTCCCCCTGGGCGGTATGACCAAGCCGCAAGTGCGTGCGCTGGCAGCGGAGTTGGGGATTCCCACCGCGGCCAAGCACGATTCCCAGGAGATCTGCTTCGTCCCCAATGGCGACTACGCCGGCTTCATTGACGCTTACTTCAAGGAACGCGGTATCGCTCGCGAAGCCACCCACGGCGAGATCGTGGACAAAGACGGCCAGGTTCTGGCGGAGCACGAAGGCGTCCACCATTACACGGTGGGCCAGCGGAAGGGCCTGCGCATCGCCGCGCCGGAGCCGCTGTATGTCATCGCCACCAATCCGCAAACCCAGCAGGTGATCGTGGGGCAGGGCACCGATCTCTATCGGGAATCCCTGGTAGCCAAGGATGTGAACTGGGTGTCCATCGCAGCCATCACCGAGCCCCGGGCCGCGCAGGTCAAGATCCGGAACCGGCACGAGCCGGCCGAAGCCGTGCTGTATCCCACCGGCACTCCAGACCGTGTGGAAGTCCGCTTTCTCACCGCGCAACGGGCCGTCACGCCGGGCCAGGCGGCCGTTATTTACGATGGAGATCTCGTTCTGGCCGGCGGCTGGATAGAATAG
- a CDS encoding cysteine desulfurase family protein: protein MHYFDHNATTPIAPAVLDLLQKVQAEVWGNPSSIHTPGQRARQCVETARSQVAQLLNCDPKEIVFTSGGTESDNLAVLGAPAGRVVTTAIEHPAILSAAKHQADCTIVPVDSNGLVDPEDIRKALRPDTTILSVMHANNETGVIQPIEGIAAIAREAGILFHSDGVQATAKIPVDVRALGVDLYSLTAHKFSGPKGIGALYVRDGVKLNPRQFGGRHERERRAGTENVAGIAALGAAAALPKPDLGALRDRLEQGLLTRIPDAHVNSAGAPRTPNTTNIRFPGLEGEALVIALDLAGFAVSSGAACSSGAVTPSHVLTAMGLSTAEARASIRFSLGRTNTEEQVDALIAAVEKATARLRKLAPAHA from the coding sequence GTGCACTACTTCGATCACAACGCGACAACTCCCATTGCGCCGGCCGTTTTGGATCTTCTCCAAAAGGTCCAGGCCGAGGTGTGGGGCAACCCCTCTTCCATTCACACGCCCGGGCAGCGCGCCCGGCAATGCGTGGAAACTGCACGGTCTCAAGTGGCGCAACTGCTGAACTGCGACCCGAAAGAGATCGTGTTCACCTCCGGCGGGACGGAGAGCGATAACCTGGCCGTCCTGGGTGCGCCCGCCGGTCGCGTCGTGACCACGGCGATTGAACACCCGGCCATCCTCAGCGCCGCCAAGCATCAGGCAGACTGCACAATCGTACCCGTCGATTCCAACGGTTTGGTGGATCCCGAGGACATCCGCAAAGCGCTAAGGCCAGACACCACCATCCTCTCCGTGATGCACGCCAATAACGAAACCGGCGTGATTCAACCAATCGAAGGCATTGCCGCCATCGCCCGCGAAGCTGGCATACTCTTCCATTCCGATGGAGTTCAGGCGACTGCCAAGATTCCGGTGGACGTCCGCGCATTGGGTGTCGACCTCTACTCCCTGACCGCCCATAAGTTCTCCGGTCCCAAGGGGATCGGCGCGCTCTACGTCCGCGACGGCGTGAAGCTGAACCCGCGCCAGTTTGGCGGACGGCATGAGCGCGAACGCCGCGCGGGCACGGAAAACGTCGCCGGTATCGCGGCACTGGGCGCCGCGGCCGCCCTGCCGAAGCCCGACCTCGGCGCGCTCCGCGACCGTCTGGAGCAAGGCCTGCTCACTCGTATTCCTGACGCCCACGTCAATTCAGCCGGCGCCCCGCGCACCCCGAATACCACCAACATCCGGTTCCCGGGCTTGGAAGGCGAAGCTCTGGTCATCGCCCTGGATCTCGCCGGATTCGCCGTCTCCTCTGGAGCGGCCTGTTCCTCCGGTGCCGTCACCCCTTCCCATGTCCTCACCGCCATGGGTCTTTCAACCGCCGAAGCCCGCGCCTCCATCCGCTTCTCCCTGGGCCGTACCAACACGGAAGAGCAGGTGGACGCCCTGATCGCCGCCGTGGAGAAGGCCACCGCCCGTTTGCGCAAGCTTGCGCCCGCCCATGCCTGA
- a CDS encoding SAM hydrolase/SAM-dependent halogenase family protein, whose protein sequence is MPLITLLTDFGLHDHFVGVMKGVIAGIAPKTQVIDISHEVEPYHIGQARFLLSQSWPFFPKRTVHVCIVDPGVGTARRPILVEVDGHRFVGPDNGLFSDLVVREGAKVRHITSTKLFLNNISQTFHGRDVFSPVAAHLTAGVTPSKTGPLISDALRQTTSEPVRIGRRFWQGEIVHIDRFGNLITNLPASEFKEMRPKGMALKVGLRLLTTLVESYASAPDDEPFLIEGSSGNLEAAVNQGSAAKVLGVGLGAPVELELW, encoded by the coding sequence ATGCCGCTCATCACTCTGTTGACCGACTTCGGATTGCACGACCACTTCGTCGGCGTGATGAAGGGCGTCATTGCGGGGATCGCCCCGAAGACTCAGGTCATCGATATCAGCCACGAGGTCGAGCCGTATCACATTGGACAGGCTCGGTTTCTGCTGTCGCAAAGCTGGCCTTTCTTTCCAAAGCGTACGGTTCATGTCTGTATTGTCGATCCGGGCGTGGGGACCGCTCGCCGGCCCATCCTGGTTGAAGTCGATGGACATCGCTTCGTCGGACCGGATAACGGTTTATTCAGTGATCTCGTCGTGCGCGAAGGCGCGAAAGTCCGGCACATTACGAGCACAAAGCTATTCTTGAACAATATTTCGCAAACCTTTCATGGCAGGGATGTATTCTCTCCGGTGGCAGCTCATTTGACAGCCGGAGTGACCCCCTCCAAGACGGGGCCGCTCATCAGTGACGCGCTGAGGCAGACGACGTCGGAACCGGTCCGAATCGGCCGCCGTTTCTGGCAGGGCGAGATTGTCCACATCGACCGGTTCGGCAACCTGATCACGAACCTGCCGGCCTCTGAGTTCAAGGAGATGCGGCCCAAAGGCATGGCGCTGAAGGTAGGGTTGCGGCTGCTGACGACATTGGTAGAGAGCTACGCCTCGGCTCCGGATGACGAGCCGTTCCTGATTGAAGGAAGCTCCGGGAATCTGGAGGCCGCCGTCAATCAAGGTTCCGCCGCCAAGGTACTGGGTGTCGGCCTGGGCGCTCCGGTGGAACTGGAGCTCTGGTAA
- a CDS encoding Fpg/Nei family DNA glycosylase: MPELPEVEAVTRKLRVASPWAEIVATGQFRPTTATGLERAIGLRVEGASRRGKHILLSLSGGPVVRVHLKMTGNLVVIPDVRLRTATVRAWLALNDGRGIVLEDPRALGRLTFHETIDGLFDDLGPEPFSAEFTAQHFVAEAQRTKKPIKLLLMEQRAVVGLGNIYAAEALFQAGIHPAKPSNEISVVRLKRLRGHIVDVLTAALDSAIAAYEQPGAFTEGENFPVAVYGREGEACWRCRAAIRRMPQGGRSTYYCPKCQR, from the coding sequence ATGCCGGAACTTCCAGAAGTTGAGGCGGTTACCAGGAAACTCCGGGTGGCCTCCCCATGGGCGGAGATCGTCGCCACCGGCCAGTTCCGGCCCACCACGGCGACCGGCCTGGAGCGCGCCATTGGCCTGCGGGTGGAAGGCGCCTCGCGCCGCGGGAAGCACATCCTGCTATCCCTTTCCGGCGGACCCGTCGTTCGCGTGCACCTCAAGATGACCGGGAACCTTGTGGTCATTCCGGATGTGCGGCTCCGGACGGCCACTGTCCGGGCGTGGCTGGCGCTGAACGACGGGCGCGGCATTGTACTGGAAGATCCGCGGGCGTTGGGCCGTCTCACGTTTCACGAAACGATCGACGGTCTGTTCGACGATCTGGGTCCGGAGCCGTTCTCCGCCGAGTTCACCGCCCAGCATTTCGTAGCCGAGGCGCAGCGCACCAAGAAGCCCATCAAGCTGCTCTTAATGGAGCAGCGGGCAGTTGTAGGATTAGGCAATATTTATGCTGCCGAGGCGCTGTTCCAGGCAGGCATTCATCCGGCGAAACCCTCCAATGAAATCAGCGTAGTGCGGCTGAAGCGGCTGCGTGGCCACATTGTTGACGTGTTGACTGCTGCGCTAGACTCAGCAATAGCTGCCTATGAACAACCGGGTGCGTTCACAGAGGGTGAGAACTTCCCGGTAGCCGTTTACGGGCGAGAGGGCGAAGCCTGCTGGCGATGCCGTGCGGCGATTCGCCGGATGCCTCAGGGTGGGCGTTCCACCTACTATTGCCCGAAATGCCAGAGGTAG
- a CDS encoding bifunctional homocysteine S-methyltransferase/methylenetetrahydrofolate reductase: protein MSDTTQKTSRAAEFRQLIGQRAVIADGAMGTMLYTRGVFINRCFDELNLSAGQMVREIHQEYVRAGAEVLETNTFGATRARLATFGIADKVEAINRAGVRLAREAAAERSDVFVAGAIGPLGVHLEPLGPTSYAEAREMFREQIAVFLDEGVDLLIFETFSQLSELREGLAAARDLAGPEMVIVAQVTIDDDGNMPDGTTTETFTQFLDSSPADVVGLNCSVGPKATLETLERMMTFTGKPVSGMPNAGHPTQVEGRAIYLSSPEYLAQYARRMLWAGVKMVGGCCGTTPEHIKSIKSEARSLQPGIHKLSVTVEEPKAKAKSMEKVPVAQKSSLGAKLAAGKFVAFVEILPPRGVDPAKEVAGARLCKDAGIDVINVPDGPRASARMSAQVTCQLIERDAGIESVLHFCCRDRNILGIQSELLGAHAAGIRNLICITGDPPRMGSYPEATAVFDVDSIGLANIVNNLNHGLDIGGNPIGSQTALLLGVGANPGALNIEEEIRRTEWKVQAGAEYIVTQPVFDIRQVERFLRKIEGFRIPVITGIWPLTSFRNAEFMVNELRVPVPDEYMDRMRGVEDPERARAEGVKIAQEMVANVRPMVDGVQLSAPFGRYAMAVEVAQAIGSR from the coding sequence ATGAGCGACACCACACAAAAGACCTCCCGGGCTGCCGAGTTCCGGCAGTTGATCGGCCAGAGAGCCGTTATCGCGGATGGGGCGATGGGCACGATGCTCTACACCCGTGGTGTCTTCATCAACCGCTGCTTCGACGAGCTGAACCTGAGCGCGGGCCAGATGGTGCGGGAGATTCACCAGGAATATGTCCGCGCCGGCGCGGAAGTCCTGGAAACCAATACGTTTGGCGCGACCCGCGCGCGGCTGGCGACGTTTGGCATCGCGGACAAAGTGGAAGCGATCAACCGGGCCGGGGTCCGGCTGGCCAGGGAAGCCGCGGCCGAGAGGAGCGATGTCTTCGTGGCCGGGGCGATCGGTCCGCTGGGCGTTCACCTGGAGCCGCTGGGTCCGACCTCGTATGCGGAAGCGCGCGAGATGTTCCGGGAGCAGATTGCGGTCTTCCTGGACGAGGGCGTGGATCTGCTGATTTTTGAGACGTTTTCGCAGTTGAGCGAGCTGCGGGAGGGTCTGGCGGCGGCGCGGGACCTGGCCGGGCCGGAGATGGTGATTGTGGCGCAGGTCACGATCGACGACGACGGCAATATGCCGGACGGCACCACCACCGAGACGTTTACGCAGTTCCTCGACTCCTCGCCCGCCGATGTCGTGGGTCTGAATTGCTCAGTCGGGCCGAAAGCCACGCTCGAGACGCTGGAGCGGATGATGACGTTCACCGGCAAGCCGGTCTCCGGCATGCCGAACGCCGGCCACCCGACCCAGGTGGAAGGCCGCGCCATCTACCTGAGTTCGCCGGAGTACCTGGCGCAGTATGCGCGCCGGATGCTGTGGGCCGGGGTCAAGATGGTGGGCGGCTGCTGCGGCACCACGCCGGAGCACATCAAGAGCATCAAGAGCGAAGCGCGCTCGCTGCAGCCAGGCATCCACAAGCTCAGCGTCACCGTGGAAGAGCCCAAGGCTAAGGCCAAGTCGATGGAGAAGGTACCGGTGGCGCAGAAGTCGTCGCTGGGCGCCAAACTGGCCGCCGGTAAATTTGTTGCTTTCGTAGAGATTCTGCCGCCGCGCGGAGTGGATCCAGCGAAGGAAGTGGCGGGCGCCAGGCTGTGCAAGGACGCCGGCATCGACGTGATCAACGTGCCGGACGGGCCGCGAGCCAGCGCCCGCATGTCCGCGCAGGTCACATGCCAATTGATTGAACGGGATGCGGGTATCGAGTCGGTGCTCCATTTCTGCTGCCGGGACCGGAATATCCTGGGCATCCAGAGCGAGTTACTGGGCGCGCATGCGGCCGGCATCCGGAACCTGATCTGCATCACGGGCGATCCACCGCGCATGGGTTCGTATCCGGAGGCCACGGCTGTTTTTGACGTGGATTCCATCGGCCTGGCGAACATCGTCAATAATTTGAACCATGGGCTGGATATAGGTGGGAATCCGATAGGTTCGCAGACGGCGCTGCTGCTCGGAGTGGGGGCGAATCCCGGCGCTTTGAACATTGAGGAAGAGATCCGGAGAACCGAGTGGAAGGTGCAGGCGGGCGCCGAGTACATCGTCACCCAGCCGGTCTTCGACATCCGCCAGGTGGAACGATTCCTGAGAAAGATCGAGGGTTTCCGGATCCCGGTGATCACGGGGATCTGGCCATTGACCTCGTTCCGGAATGCGGAGTTCATGGTGAACGAACTGCGTGTGCCGGTTCCGGACGAATACATGGACAGGATGCGCGGCGTGGAGGATCCTGAGCGGGCGCGCGCCGAGGGCGTGAAGATCGCGCAGGAGATGGTTGCCAACGTGAGGCCGATGGTGGATGGCGTGCAGTTGAGCGCGCCGTTTGGGCGGTACGCCATGGCGGTAGAGGTTGCCCAGGCCATCGGGTCGCGCTAG
- a CDS encoding L-threonylcarbamoyladenylate synthase: protein MATDLIEINSEQPSVEAIERAAVALRRGEIVAIPTDALYTLVADPFNLHAVGRVFAAKGREPQRSLPLLVSDFLMAEDLVTELPARFYLLARRFWPGPLTIIVQASAKVPLKVTGNTGRLALRQSRSRVAQALIDWMGQPLISTSANVSGQPTCQTGIEVFGTMDGRVDLVLDGGGCIGTGSTTVDITEPYWRLIKSGSIQEKEIAECLKGA, encoded by the coding sequence GTGGCAACAGATCTGATCGAAATCAATTCCGAACAACCGAGCGTTGAAGCGATTGAACGCGCGGCGGTAGCTCTGCGGCGGGGCGAGATTGTGGCGATTCCCACGGATGCGCTCTACACGCTGGTGGCGGATCCATTCAACCTGCACGCCGTGGGCAGGGTGTTTGCGGCGAAAGGCCGCGAGCCGCAGCGGTCGCTGCCGCTGCTGGTGAGTGATTTCCTGATGGCGGAGGACCTGGTCACCGAGCTCCCTGCCCGGTTCTACCTGCTGGCACGGAGATTCTGGCCGGGGCCGCTGACCATCATTGTGCAGGCATCTGCCAAGGTTCCCCTGAAAGTAACTGGAAACACAGGGCGCCTGGCCTTGCGGCAATCACGCTCGCGAGTGGCGCAGGCATTGATCGACTGGATGGGCCAACCCCTCATCTCGACCAGCGCGAATGTCAGCGGACAGCCGACCTGCCAGACCGGCATTGAGGTCTTCGGGACGATGGACGGGCGCGTGGACCTGGTGCTGGATGGCGGTGGATGCATTGGTACGGGTTCCACCACGGTGGACATCACGGAACCTTACTGGCGCCTCATCAAGTCTGGCAGCATCCAGGAAAAAGAGATTGCGGAATGCCTGAAAGGCGCATGA
- a CDS encoding TIGR00282 family metallophosphoesterase has product MKILFIGDIFASPGRRIVAEHLQQIISDEHIDLAIANAENSAGGFGVTPNVAQELFSFGLDVLTTGNHVWDKREVYDYLNREPRLLRPGNYAASLPGTGLYMGKARNGVQYAVMNLQGRVHLPPIECPFRKADELLASIPADVKVKFLDFHAEVTSEKIALGWYLDGRITGMVGTHTHIPTGDARVLPKGTAYQTDCGMTGPYDSVIGVEKDTVIQRFLTQLPMRFEAAKNMVELHAVIITLDETTGRATAIQPYAISEE; this is encoded by the coding sequence ATGAAAATTCTCTTCATCGGCGACATTTTTGCGTCGCCAGGACGCAGAATCGTCGCCGAGCATCTGCAACAGATTATTTCCGACGAGCATATCGATCTGGCCATCGCCAATGCGGAGAATTCCGCGGGTGGTTTCGGAGTGACTCCGAATGTGGCGCAGGAGCTGTTCTCCTTCGGGCTGGATGTTCTGACAACCGGCAACCACGTCTGGGACAAGCGGGAAGTCTACGACTACCTGAATCGCGAACCACGGCTGCTGCGCCCCGGCAATTACGCGGCTTCCCTGCCCGGAACCGGGCTGTACATGGGGAAAGCGCGCAATGGAGTGCAGTATGCGGTGATGAATCTGCAGGGGCGGGTGCATCTGCCGCCAATCGAGTGTCCGTTCCGCAAAGCGGACGAACTGCTCGCCTCCATTCCCGCGGACGTGAAGGTGAAGTTTCTCGACTTCCATGCCGAAGTGACCAGCGAGAAGATCGCCCTGGGTTGGTATCTGGACGGCCGGATCACCGGAATGGTGGGCACGCACACGCATATTCCGACGGGCGATGCCCGCGTATTGCCGAAGGGCACGGCTTACCAGACGGATTGCGGCATGACGGGGCCCTACGATTCGGTGATCGGGGTGGAGAAGGACACAGTGATCCAGCGCTTCCTGACCCAGTTGCCCATGCGCTTCGAGGCGGCCAAGAACATGGTGGAATTACACGCGGTGATCATCACCCTGGATGAGACCACGGGCCGCGCCACCGCAATTCAGCCTTACGCAATCAGCGAAGAGTGA
- a CDS encoding ExeA family protein, translating into MGPTEWRIETPSLVIGAPAYLLAELGESAMAGRAAAGREIREIGGVLFGRRSPEGVRVEAYRAVTCEHAEGPGFRLSARDREGLAEVLEAASREEAISDLEPVGWYRTEYRDMFFSENDQKLYQQFFPHPWQIALILRWSKTEPVQAGVYTRDLNGRAKFRCSLLTEVPVQAPGLSGVEAQAEAAPLGETRKPSEATPAWESLGLTHDPFPARLDTSFVRVSTQHREAVAELYYGVKKRAGLMLLTGEPGSGRREVLESLGDLFNQQRIEFAYLLEAPKTLERFYELISYDLALPCASPSKMEVLAKLTELAARQNAAQSTLVLILDEADPMPVEVMADIGLLDHMQNRHGKLLQVILAGSPELEARLSAPELRDLNLLISQRLRLHRMDEAEVAEYAEGRLQRAGAAKVGIIPAARLAVIASQSKGLPLEVHRLCGAYLEALVAGASSTSSTLRLQGMLNQLRDNGAE; encoded by the coding sequence ATGGGCCCTACGGAATGGCGCATTGAGACGCCAAGTCTGGTGATTGGCGCGCCGGCCTACCTGTTGGCGGAATTGGGTGAAAGTGCGATGGCGGGGCGAGCCGCCGCAGGCCGCGAGATCAGGGAGATTGGCGGGGTCCTGTTCGGCCGGCGAAGTCCCGAGGGCGTTCGGGTGGAGGCATACCGGGCAGTCACTTGCGAGCACGCAGAGGGACCCGGTTTCCGCCTTTCCGCGCGCGACCGGGAGGGATTAGCAGAGGTGCTGGAGGCGGCCAGCCGGGAAGAAGCGATATCGGATCTGGAACCTGTGGGTTGGTATCGCACAGAGTACCGGGACATGTTCTTCTCAGAGAACGATCAGAAGCTGTACCAGCAGTTCTTCCCGCATCCGTGGCAAATCGCCCTGATTCTGCGCTGGAGCAAAACGGAACCCGTGCAGGCCGGTGTCTACACGAGAGACCTGAATGGCCGGGCGAAGTTCCGGTGTTCCCTGCTGACGGAAGTCCCGGTGCAAGCGCCTGGGCTGAGCGGAGTCGAAGCGCAGGCTGAAGCGGCTCCCTTGGGCGAGACACGGAAGCCGAGTGAGGCCACGCCCGCTTGGGAGAGCCTGGGGCTGACGCACGACCCGTTTCCCGCGCGCCTGGATACGAGTTTTGTGCGGGTGAGCACGCAGCACCGGGAGGCGGTGGCGGAGCTCTATTATGGCGTCAAGAAGCGCGCGGGGCTGATGTTGCTGACTGGGGAACCGGGGAGCGGCCGCCGCGAGGTACTGGAGAGTCTTGGCGATCTGTTCAACCAGCAGCGCATCGAGTTCGCATACCTGCTGGAAGCGCCCAAGACCCTCGAGCGATTCTATGAGCTGATCAGCTATGACCTGGCGCTGCCGTGCGCCTCTCCGTCCAAGATGGAAGTTCTTGCCAAGCTGACGGAACTGGCGGCCCGGCAGAACGCGGCGCAGAGCACCCTGGTGTTGATCCTGGACGAGGCCGACCCGATGCCGGTCGAGGTAATGGCGGACATCGGCCTTTTGGACCACATGCAGAACCGCCACGGGAAGCTGCTGCAGGTGATTCTGGCGGGTTCGCCCGAGTTGGAGGCCCGCCTGTCGGCGCCGGAACTGCGCGACCTGAACCTGCTGATCTCGCAGAGGCTGCGGCTTCACCGCATGGATGAGGCCGAAGTGGCGGAGTATGCCGAAGGCCGGCTGCAGCGGGCCGGAGCGGCAAAGGTAGGAATCATCCCAGCGGCGCGACTGGCCGTCATCGCGTCCCAGAGCAAAGGCCTGCCCCTGGAGGTGCACCGGCTGTGCGGGGCGTACCTGGAGGCGCTGGTGGCGGGGGCGAGTTCTACCAGTTCCACACTAAGGCTGCAGGGTATGCTGAACCAACTCCGGGACAATGGGGCGGAGTAG
- a CDS encoding class I SAM-dependent methyltransferase, whose protein sequence is MPANLIHLSVNDAYDRWSRFYDTYDNPMVAAAARVVAQGIGGVQGSSVFEFGCGTGRNLAALLDLGAARVTGCDLSSGMLEQARQRHSCFELLQHDMTHPLPLEAGTFDLALFCLSLEHMESLDAPLREARRILKPGGRIAILEIHPFLSLSGVAAHFQDGEEEIRMPAFPHQFADYLQAIVALGLHLEACREWRPCDFHPPLTGKSFKRGPLSPLLLELQFTT, encoded by the coding sequence ATGCCGGCGAATCTAATCCACCTCTCCGTCAACGACGCCTACGACCGCTGGTCTCGCTTCTATGACACCTACGACAACCCCATGGTCGCGGCCGCGGCCAGGGTAGTGGCGCAAGGTATCGGCGGTGTCCAGGGCTCGTCCGTCTTCGAGTTCGGTTGCGGTACCGGCCGCAATCTGGCCGCTTTGCTGGACCTGGGTGCTGCTCGCGTAACTGGTTGCGATCTGTCATCGGGAATGCTGGAACAGGCCCGGCAGCGCCACTCGTGCTTCGAACTGCTGCAACACGACATGACCCACCCGCTGCCGCTTGAGGCCGGGACGTTCGATCTCGCCCTCTTCTGCCTCTCGCTGGAACACATGGAATCCCTCGACGCGCCCTTGCGCGAAGCCCGCCGCATTCTCAAGCCCGGCGGCCGCATCGCCATCCTCGAGATCCATCCCTTCCTCTCGCTCAGCGGCGTGGCTGCGCATTTTCAGGACGGTGAGGAGGAGATTCGCATGCCGGCCTTCCCGCACCAATTTGCGGACTACCTCCAGGCGATTGTGGCGCTCGGCCTGCACCTCGAAGCTTGCCGCGAGTGGCGCCCGTGCGACTTCCACCCGCCGCTCACCGGTAAGTCATTCAAGCGTGGCCCATTGTCTCCGCTGCTGCTCGAACTTCAGTTCACAACGTAG
- a CDS encoding ArsR/SmtB family transcription factor, with protein sequence MRAGKEPARDQIELSEVMYALSDPVRLEIVAFLAQRGEQPCSTCCVDMPKSSLSHHYKVLRETGVISTRIEGTRHYNSLRSDDLNTRFPGLLGSVVEAIHNRH encoded by the coding sequence ATGAGAGCGGGTAAGGAACCGGCGAGAGATCAAATCGAGCTCAGCGAGGTCATGTACGCCCTGAGCGATCCTGTCCGGCTGGAAATCGTAGCGTTCCTCGCGCAACGCGGCGAGCAGCCGTGCAGCACGTGTTGCGTGGATATGCCGAAATCAAGCCTTTCGCATCACTACAAGGTGTTGCGCGAGACCGGGGTGATCTCGACGCGCATTGAGGGCACGCGCCACTACAACTCATTGCGAAGCGACGACTTGAACACCAGGTTCCCGGGGCTCCTGGGCTCTGTCGTCGAGGCGATTCACAACCGCCACTGA